The following coding sequences lie in one Anticarsia gemmatalis isolate Benzon Research Colony breed Stoneville strain chromosome 16, ilAntGemm2 primary, whole genome shotgun sequence genomic window:
- the LOC142979408 gene encoding solute carrier family 41 member 1-like, with amino-acid sequence MTRNDEFASETKTAYKLITNEEKPPDIKYEKENSWVAGVQMFVSFLLAGFGMVAASLLLDVVQHWDVFTKVSEVYILVPALLGLKGNLEMTLASRLSTHAHLGHLDTSLGSLVIGNLCLIQCQAVLVGFLAAMAAVAMGWIPEGQFDVHHALLLCASSVLTASSASFVLGIIMIGVVVVSKKLNINPDNVATPIAASLGDLTTLALLSWIASLLFKSIGTSALLPSIIIVVGAWLVPVCGYIAWNNEFTRQALDEGWVPVVSAMVISSAGGLILDHTVSMYSGIAVYQLVINGIGGNMVAVHASRLSTQLHTGQKEGSVIGSTTKLLLLMVIPGQLIFIYTIGYLRAGHTSTTPTFILVYMSAALLQVFLLLTISHYMVGWMWRMGMDPDNSAIPYLTALGDLLGTALLGVAFSILYVIGDKDSDVGD; translated from the coding sequence ATGACGCGGAATGACGAATTCGCCAGCGAAACAAAGACTGCATACAAACTTATAACAAATGAAGAGAAGCCACCTGACATCAAATATGAAAAAGAGAACTCATGGGTGGCTGGAGTTCAGATGTTTGTATCGTTCTTGCTGGCTGGTTTTGGCATGGTAGCTGCCAGTCTGTTACTAGATGTGGTGCAACATTGGGATGTGTTTACCAAAGTATCAGAAGTTTACATCCTAGTGCCGGCCCTGCTGGGGTTGAAAGGTAACTTGGAAATGACTTTAGCATCTAGATTGTCAACTCATGCCCACTTGGGTCATCTGGATACTAGTTTGGGATCATTGGTAATTGGAAATTTGTGTCTCATTCAATGTCAAGCTGTTCTTGTAGGGTTCTTGGCTGCCATGGCCGCAGTTGCCATGGGCTGGATACCAGAGGGacaatttgatgttcatcatgCATTATTGTTGTGTGCGTCTAGTGTATTGACAGCATCATCTGCCAGTTTTGTACTCGGTATTATCATGATAGGAGTGGTAGTGGTATCAaagaagttaaatataaatccaGATAATGTTGCTACACCTATAGCAGCTAGTTTGGGAGATTTGACAACCTTGGCACTATTATCTTGGATAGCGTCGTTACTGTTTAAATCTATTGGCACAAGTGCTTTACTACCATCTATTATTATCGTTGTTGGCGCGTGGCTCGTACCAGTGTGTGGGTATATCGCTTGGAATAATGAATTTACTAGGCAAGCATTGGATGAAGGATGGGTTCCTGTTGTTTCTGCCATGGTAATCAGCAGTGCTGGAGGATTAATCCTGGACCACACTGTGTCAATGTATTCTGGAATTGCTGTCTATCAACTGGTTATTAATGGAATTGGTGGCAACATGGTGGCTGTACATGCCTCCAGATTATCTACACAACTACACACTGGACAAAAGGAAGGTTCTGTTATTGGCAGTACCACCAAACTTTTATTACTTATGGTCATTCCTGGCCAGCTGATATTCATTTACACGATTGGATACTTAAGGGCTGGCCATACATCCACAACACCTACATTCATACTGGTTTATATGTCTGCTGCACTATTGCAAGTGTTTTTGTTGCTAACAATCAGTCACTACATGGTGGGATGGATGTGGCGTATGGGTATGGATCCTGATAACTCAGCAATACCGTACCTTACTGCACTGGGCGATTTACTAGGCACAGCACTACTGGGTGTGGCGTTCAGTATTCTATATGTTATTGGTGATAAAGACAGTGATGTTGGTGACtaa
- the RpL37A gene encoding ribosomal protein L37A, translating into MAKRTKKVGITGKYGTRYGASLRKMVKKMEVTQHAKYTCSFCGKDAMKRSCVGIWSCKRCKRTVAGGAWVFSTTAASSCRSAVRRLREVK; encoded by the exons ATG GCCAAACGCACGAAGAAGGTCGGAATCACTGGCAAATATGGCACACGTTACGGTGCCTCCCTCCGTAAAATGGTCAAAAAGATGGAAGTCACCCAGCACGCAAAATACACTTGCTCGTTCTGCGGTAAG GACGCCATGAAGCGCTCTTGTGTTGGCATCTGGTCTTGCAAGCGCTGCAAGAGGACCGTAGCCGGAGGCGCATGGGTATTCTCCACCACTGCCGCCTCTTCCTGCAGGTCCGCTGTCAGGAGGTTACGTGAAGTCAAGTAA
- the muc gene encoding dihydrolipoamide S-acetyltransferase muc isoform X1, with protein MLRTIIVRNQVLNESLKKAIRSNITRCMSTELSRRKLSNKILCTQNRKILAAPQWTTQIRYYADLPSHTKVLLPALSPTMESGSIVGWSKKEGDKLSEGDLLCEIETDKATMGFETPEEGYLAKILIPTGEKGVPVGKLLCIIVESPDAVAAFKDFKDDSTGTPSKPKPKAAAAPAPAAPAAAPAPAAPAAAAPAPAAAAPAPAAPQPTGRVYASPFARRIAELRNIRLGGQGSGLYGSVKSGDLAGMAAAPASLPAPPAPAPGATFVDVPLSGMRETIAKRLSAAKQTIPHYQLSATVNVEKTIAMRKLVNDRLAAQKADFKLSMNDFIVKAVAAACKRVPTVNAHWMDSFIRQFSNVDVSVAVATPSGLITPILFNCDSRGILELSKNMKELAGKARDGKLQPQEYQGGTVTVSNLGMYGITMFNAIINPPQSLILACGGLQELVIPDKNEPQGFRVAKFVTFTASADHRVIDGAVGAQWMNALKENLEDPANMIL; from the exons ATGTTGCGAACGATTATTGTACGAAACCAAGTTCTAAACGAAAGCTTGAAAAAAGCAATACGGTCAAATATCACGAGATGTATGAGCACAGAGTTGTCTCGAAGGAAACTTTCTAACAA aatattaTGTACTCAGAACAGAAAGATATTGGCCGCACCACAATGGACAACTCAAATAAGGTACTATGCCGATCTGCCCTCACACACAAAGGTTTTGTTGCCGGCGTTATCACCTACCATGGAGAGCGGCTCCATCGTCGGCTGGTCAAAGAAGGAGGGAGACAAATTGAGCGAag gTGACCTACTGTGCGAGATTGAAACAGACAAGGCGACAATGGGTTTTGAAACCCCTGAAGAGGGTTACTTGGCTAAAATCCTGATTCCTACAGGAGAAAAGGGTGTGCCAGTTGGTAAACTGCTGTGCATCATTGTAGAGAGTCCGGATGCAGTTGCTGCATTCAAAGACTTCAAGGATGACT CAACGGGGACTCCTTCCAAGCCGAAACCTAAAG CAGCGGCCGCGCCCGCGCCAGCTGCTCCCGCTGCGGCGCCAGCGCCCGCGGCCCCGGCGGCCGCCGCGCCCGCTCCCGCTGCGGCCGCACCCGCCCCCGCCGCGCCGCAACCCACCGGTAGGGTGTACGCCAGCCCCTTCGCTAGGAGAATCGCAGAACTCAGGAACATACGGCTCGGAG GCCAGGGTTCTGGGTTGTACGGTTCGGTGAAGAGTGGCGACTTGGCAGGTATGGCGGCGGCGCCGGCCAGCctgcccgcgccgcccgcgccggcgCCGGGCGCCACGTTCGTGGACGTGCCGCTGTCCGGCATGCGCGAGACCATCGCCAAGCGACTGTCGGCCGCCAAGCAGACCATCCCGCACTACCAGCTCAGCGCCACCGTCAATGTCGAGAAGACCATCGCCATGAGGAAGTTGGTGAACGACAGGCTGGCCGCCCAGAAGGCTGATTTCAAG TTGTCCATGAACGACTTCATCGTGAAGGCTGTGGCGGCGGCGTGCAAGCGTGTGCCTACTGTTAACGCCCACTGGATGGACTCTTTCATTAGACA GTTCAGCAACGTGGACGTGAGCGTAGCAGTAGCGACACCATCAGGTCTGATCACGCCGATCCTGTTCAACTGCGACTCGCGCGGCATCCTGGAGCTGAGCAAGAACATGAAGGAGCTGGCGGGCAAGGCGCGCGACGGCAAGCTGCAGCCGCAGGAGTACCAGGGCGGCACTGTTACCGTCTCCAACCTGGGCATGTATG GTATCACGATGTTCAACGCGATCATCAACCCTCCCCAGTCGTTAATATTGGCGTGCGGTGGCTTGCAGGAGCTTGTCATCCCTGACAAGAATGAACCCCAAGG GTTCCGTGTGGCGAAGTTCGTGACATTCACCGCGTCGGCGGACCACAGGGTGATCGACGGAGCGGTGGGCGCGCAGTGGATGAACGCGCTCAAGGAGAATCTCGAGGACCCCGCCAACATGATCCTCtga
- the muc gene encoding dihydrolipoamide S-acetyltransferase muc isoform X3 produces MLRTIIVRNQVLNESLKKAIRSNITRCMSTELSRRKLSNKILCTQNRKILAAPQWTTQIRYYADLPSHTKVLLPALSPTMESGSIVGWSKKEGDKLSEGDLLCEIETDKATMGFETPEEGYLAKILIPTGEKGVPVGKLLCIIVESPDAVAAFKDFKDDSTGTPSKPKPKAAAAPAPAAPAAAPAPAAPAAAAPAPAAAAPAPAAPQPTGRVYASPFARRIAELRNIRLGGMAAAPASLPAPPAPAPGATFVDVPLSGMRETIAKRLSAAKQTIPHYQLSATVNVEKTIAMRKLVNDRLAAQKADFKLSMNDFIVKAVAAACKRVPTVNAHWMDSFIRQFSNVDVSVAVATPSGLITPILFNCDSRGILELSKNMKELAGKARDGKLQPQEYQGGTVTVSNLGMYGITMFNAIINPPQSLILACGGLQELVIPDKNEPQGFRVAKFVTFTASADHRVIDGAVGAQWMNALKENLEDPANMIL; encoded by the exons ATGTTGCGAACGATTATTGTACGAAACCAAGTTCTAAACGAAAGCTTGAAAAAAGCAATACGGTCAAATATCACGAGATGTATGAGCACAGAGTTGTCTCGAAGGAAACTTTCTAACAA aatattaTGTACTCAGAACAGAAAGATATTGGCCGCACCACAATGGACAACTCAAATAAGGTACTATGCCGATCTGCCCTCACACACAAAGGTTTTGTTGCCGGCGTTATCACCTACCATGGAGAGCGGCTCCATCGTCGGCTGGTCAAAGAAGGAGGGAGACAAATTGAGCGAag gTGACCTACTGTGCGAGATTGAAACAGACAAGGCGACAATGGGTTTTGAAACCCCTGAAGAGGGTTACTTGGCTAAAATCCTGATTCCTACAGGAGAAAAGGGTGTGCCAGTTGGTAAACTGCTGTGCATCATTGTAGAGAGTCCGGATGCAGTTGCTGCATTCAAAGACTTCAAGGATGACT CAACGGGGACTCCTTCCAAGCCGAAACCTAAAG CAGCGGCCGCGCCCGCGCCAGCTGCTCCCGCTGCGGCGCCAGCGCCCGCGGCCCCGGCGGCCGCCGCGCCCGCTCCCGCTGCGGCCGCACCCGCCCCCGCCGCGCCGCAACCCACCGGTAGGGTGTACGCCAGCCCCTTCGCTAGGAGAATCGCAGAACTCAGGAACATACGGCTCGGAG GTATGGCGGCGGCGCCGGCCAGCctgcccgcgccgcccgcgccggcgCCGGGCGCCACGTTCGTGGACGTGCCGCTGTCCGGCATGCGCGAGACCATCGCCAAGCGACTGTCGGCCGCCAAGCAGACCATCCCGCACTACCAGCTCAGCGCCACCGTCAATGTCGAGAAGACCATCGCCATGAGGAAGTTGGTGAACGACAGGCTGGCCGCCCAGAAGGCTGATTTCAAG TTGTCCATGAACGACTTCATCGTGAAGGCTGTGGCGGCGGCGTGCAAGCGTGTGCCTACTGTTAACGCCCACTGGATGGACTCTTTCATTAGACA GTTCAGCAACGTGGACGTGAGCGTAGCAGTAGCGACACCATCAGGTCTGATCACGCCGATCCTGTTCAACTGCGACTCGCGCGGCATCCTGGAGCTGAGCAAGAACATGAAGGAGCTGGCGGGCAAGGCGCGCGACGGCAAGCTGCAGCCGCAGGAGTACCAGGGCGGCACTGTTACCGTCTCCAACCTGGGCATGTATG GTATCACGATGTTCAACGCGATCATCAACCCTCCCCAGTCGTTAATATTGGCGTGCGGTGGCTTGCAGGAGCTTGTCATCCCTGACAAGAATGAACCCCAAGG GTTCCGTGTGGCGAAGTTCGTGACATTCACCGCGTCGGCGGACCACAGGGTGATCGACGGAGCGGTGGGCGCGCAGTGGATGAACGCGCTCAAGGAGAATCTCGAGGACCCCGCCAACATGATCCTCtga
- the muc gene encoding dihydrolipoamide S-acetyltransferase muc isoform X2 produces MLRTIIVRNQVLNESLKKAIRSNITRCMSTELSRRKLSNKILCTQNRKILAAPQWTTQIRYYADLPSHTKVLLPALSPTMESGSIVGWSKKEGDKLSEGDLLCEIETDKATMGFETPEEGYLAKILIPTGEKGVPVGKLLCIIVESPDAVAAFKDFKDDSAAAPAPAAPAAAPAPAAPAAAAPAPAAAAPAPAAPQPTGRVYASPFARRIAELRNIRLGGQGSGLYGSVKSGDLAGMAAAPASLPAPPAPAPGATFVDVPLSGMRETIAKRLSAAKQTIPHYQLSATVNVEKTIAMRKLVNDRLAAQKADFKLSMNDFIVKAVAAACKRVPTVNAHWMDSFIRQFSNVDVSVAVATPSGLITPILFNCDSRGILELSKNMKELAGKARDGKLQPQEYQGGTVTVSNLGMYGITMFNAIINPPQSLILACGGLQELVIPDKNEPQGFRVAKFVTFTASADHRVIDGAVGAQWMNALKENLEDPANMIL; encoded by the exons ATGTTGCGAACGATTATTGTACGAAACCAAGTTCTAAACGAAAGCTTGAAAAAAGCAATACGGTCAAATATCACGAGATGTATGAGCACAGAGTTGTCTCGAAGGAAACTTTCTAACAA aatattaTGTACTCAGAACAGAAAGATATTGGCCGCACCACAATGGACAACTCAAATAAGGTACTATGCCGATCTGCCCTCACACACAAAGGTTTTGTTGCCGGCGTTATCACCTACCATGGAGAGCGGCTCCATCGTCGGCTGGTCAAAGAAGGAGGGAGACAAATTGAGCGAag gTGACCTACTGTGCGAGATTGAAACAGACAAGGCGACAATGGGTTTTGAAACCCCTGAAGAGGGTTACTTGGCTAAAATCCTGATTCCTACAGGAGAAAAGGGTGTGCCAGTTGGTAAACTGCTGTGCATCATTGTAGAGAGTCCGGATGCAGTTGCTGCATTCAAAGACTTCAAGGATGACT CAGCGGCCGCGCCCGCGCCAGCTGCTCCCGCTGCGGCGCCAGCGCCCGCGGCCCCGGCGGCCGCCGCGCCCGCTCCCGCTGCGGCCGCACCCGCCCCCGCCGCGCCGCAACCCACCGGTAGGGTGTACGCCAGCCCCTTCGCTAGGAGAATCGCAGAACTCAGGAACATACGGCTCGGAG GCCAGGGTTCTGGGTTGTACGGTTCGGTGAAGAGTGGCGACTTGGCAGGTATGGCGGCGGCGCCGGCCAGCctgcccgcgccgcccgcgccggcgCCGGGCGCCACGTTCGTGGACGTGCCGCTGTCCGGCATGCGCGAGACCATCGCCAAGCGACTGTCGGCCGCCAAGCAGACCATCCCGCACTACCAGCTCAGCGCCACCGTCAATGTCGAGAAGACCATCGCCATGAGGAAGTTGGTGAACGACAGGCTGGCCGCCCAGAAGGCTGATTTCAAG TTGTCCATGAACGACTTCATCGTGAAGGCTGTGGCGGCGGCGTGCAAGCGTGTGCCTACTGTTAACGCCCACTGGATGGACTCTTTCATTAGACA GTTCAGCAACGTGGACGTGAGCGTAGCAGTAGCGACACCATCAGGTCTGATCACGCCGATCCTGTTCAACTGCGACTCGCGCGGCATCCTGGAGCTGAGCAAGAACATGAAGGAGCTGGCGGGCAAGGCGCGCGACGGCAAGCTGCAGCCGCAGGAGTACCAGGGCGGCACTGTTACCGTCTCCAACCTGGGCATGTATG GTATCACGATGTTCAACGCGATCATCAACCCTCCCCAGTCGTTAATATTGGCGTGCGGTGGCTTGCAGGAGCTTGTCATCCCTGACAAGAATGAACCCCAAGG GTTCCGTGTGGCGAAGTTCGTGACATTCACCGCGTCGGCGGACCACAGGGTGATCGACGGAGCGGTGGGCGCGCAGTGGATGAACGCGCTCAAGGAGAATCTCGAGGACCCCGCCAACATGATCCTCtga
- the muc gene encoding dihydrolipoamide S-acetyltransferase muc isoform X4 encodes MLRTIIVRNQVLNESLKKAIRSNITRCMSTELSRRKLSNKILCTQNRKILAAPQWTTQIRYYADLPSHTKVLLPALSPTMESGSIVGWSKKEGDKLSEGDLLCEIETDKATMGFETPEEGYLAKILIPTGEKGVPVGKLLCIIVESPDAVAAFKDFKDDSTGTPSKPKPKAAAAPAPAAPAAAPAPAAPAAAAPAPAAAAPAPAAPQPTGMAAAPASLPAPPAPAPGATFVDVPLSGMRETIAKRLSAAKQTIPHYQLSATVNVEKTIAMRKLVNDRLAAQKADFKLSMNDFIVKAVAAACKRVPTVNAHWMDSFIRQFSNVDVSVAVATPSGLITPILFNCDSRGILELSKNMKELAGKARDGKLQPQEYQGGTVTVSNLGMYGITMFNAIINPPQSLILACGGLQELVIPDKNEPQGFRVAKFVTFTASADHRVIDGAVGAQWMNALKENLEDPANMIL; translated from the exons ATGTTGCGAACGATTATTGTACGAAACCAAGTTCTAAACGAAAGCTTGAAAAAAGCAATACGGTCAAATATCACGAGATGTATGAGCACAGAGTTGTCTCGAAGGAAACTTTCTAACAA aatattaTGTACTCAGAACAGAAAGATATTGGCCGCACCACAATGGACAACTCAAATAAGGTACTATGCCGATCTGCCCTCACACACAAAGGTTTTGTTGCCGGCGTTATCACCTACCATGGAGAGCGGCTCCATCGTCGGCTGGTCAAAGAAGGAGGGAGACAAATTGAGCGAag gTGACCTACTGTGCGAGATTGAAACAGACAAGGCGACAATGGGTTTTGAAACCCCTGAAGAGGGTTACTTGGCTAAAATCCTGATTCCTACAGGAGAAAAGGGTGTGCCAGTTGGTAAACTGCTGTGCATCATTGTAGAGAGTCCGGATGCAGTTGCTGCATTCAAAGACTTCAAGGATGACT CAACGGGGACTCCTTCCAAGCCGAAACCTAAAG CAGCGGCCGCGCCCGCGCCAGCTGCTCCCGCTGCGGCGCCAGCGCCCGCGGCCCCGGCGGCCGCCGCGCCCGCTCCCGCTGCGGCCGCACCCGCCCCCGCCGCGCCGCAACCCACCG GTATGGCGGCGGCGCCGGCCAGCctgcccgcgccgcccgcgccggcgCCGGGCGCCACGTTCGTGGACGTGCCGCTGTCCGGCATGCGCGAGACCATCGCCAAGCGACTGTCGGCCGCCAAGCAGACCATCCCGCACTACCAGCTCAGCGCCACCGTCAATGTCGAGAAGACCATCGCCATGAGGAAGTTGGTGAACGACAGGCTGGCCGCCCAGAAGGCTGATTTCAAG TTGTCCATGAACGACTTCATCGTGAAGGCTGTGGCGGCGGCGTGCAAGCGTGTGCCTACTGTTAACGCCCACTGGATGGACTCTTTCATTAGACA GTTCAGCAACGTGGACGTGAGCGTAGCAGTAGCGACACCATCAGGTCTGATCACGCCGATCCTGTTCAACTGCGACTCGCGCGGCATCCTGGAGCTGAGCAAGAACATGAAGGAGCTGGCGGGCAAGGCGCGCGACGGCAAGCTGCAGCCGCAGGAGTACCAGGGCGGCACTGTTACCGTCTCCAACCTGGGCATGTATG GTATCACGATGTTCAACGCGATCATCAACCCTCCCCAGTCGTTAATATTGGCGTGCGGTGGCTTGCAGGAGCTTGTCATCCCTGACAAGAATGAACCCCAAGG GTTCCGTGTGGCGAAGTTCGTGACATTCACCGCGTCGGCGGACCACAGGGTGATCGACGGAGCGGTGGGCGCGCAGTGGATGAACGCGCTCAAGGAGAATCTCGAGGACCCCGCCAACATGATCCTCtga
- the LOC142979585 gene encoding uncharacterized protein LOC142979585, whose product MAEIGSNVGESDADLKAKPVKEILVVQDEGFFKFETGDTYEGSFEAKKKDRYVKMHGQGVYTTAEGDIYTGVWDADRLGGNDEVTITFTDGSIYHGHFKEWCYSGHGQYLYPDGSLLRGEFSENSPVGHHRLIDPNGHIWLGKAEQGYGWFEPVNHFFDMLESMREPSKIRRLPKVLPTVSSIPASVASKKLRKK is encoded by the exons ATGGCTGAGATTGGTTCAAACGTCGGCGAATCTGACGCAGATTTAAAAGCCAAGCCAGTGAAAGAGATCCTTGTGGTACAGGACGAAGGGTTCTTTAAGTTTGAAACTGGTGATACTTACGAAGGGTCTTTTGAAGCGAAGAAGAAAGATCGTTATGTCAAGATGCATG GTCAGGGCGTGTACACGACAGCGGAGGGCGACATTTACACCGGGGTTTGGGACGCTGACAGACTTGGCGGCAACGATGAAGTCACTATAACATTCACTGATGGCTCTATTTACCACGGACACTTCAAAGAGTGGTGCTACTCCGGTCACGGACAATACTTGTATCCTGACGGAAGTCTACTCCGTGGCGAATTTTCCGAGAACTCACCAGTAGGCCACCACAGGTTGATAGATCCTAATGGACATATCTGGTTGGGTAAAGCTGAACAGGGATATGGCTGGTTTGAGCCCGTCAACCATTTCTTCGATATGTTGGAGAGTATGAGAGAACCGAGTAAAATAAGAAGACTGCCCAAGGTTCTTCCTACTGTCAGTAGTATTCCTGCTTCCGTTGCTTCGAAAAAACTTCGTAAAAAGTAG